The Thalassophryne amazonica chromosome 13, fThaAma1.1, whole genome shotgun sequence genome window below encodes:
- the LOC117523652 gene encoding polyribonucleotide nucleotidyltransferase 1, mitochondrial encodes MRCFLRVGRLVARLNVRSCHHSVYSSHANPRSVQVDLGEKKLEISSGKFARFADGAAVVQLGDTSVMVTAVSKTKPSPSQFMPLVVDYRQKAAAAGRIPTNYLRRELGTTDNEILTSRLIDRSIRPLFPSGYFYDTQILCNLLAVDGVNDPDVLAINGASAALALSDIPWDGPIGAVRVGMINGEMLINPTRSEMTLSTLNMIVAGAPSSQVVMIEASAENVLQQDFCHAVKVGVKHTQKIIQAIEQLVREHKVTKRTPLKMFSAPADIVDHVRQVASDRLYAVFTDYSHDKISRDDAINKIRLEAEESLKEKFPEADVFEITESFNVVCRDIFRSLMLKEYKRCDGRQLTALRNISCDIDLFKPLHGSAMFQRGQTQVLCSVTFDSLESSVKADIITTALSGIKDKNFMLHYEFPPYATNETGRVGGLNRRELGHGALAEKALRPVIPKDFPFTIRVTAEVLESNGSSSMASACAGSLALMDAGVPISSPVAGVAVGLISISKPEKPSEIQDYRLLTDILGIEDYLGDMDFKLTGTNRGITALQADVKIPGLPLKVVMEAIQQATVAKREILVIMNKCIAKPRETRKENGPLVEKVRVPVSRRARFVGPGGYNLRRLQAQTGVTISQVDQETFSVFAPTPAAMSEAQEFINEVCKDDQELQLEFGAVYTATITEIKDIGVMVKLYPNMTAVLLHNSQLDHKRISHPSALGLDVGQQIQVKYFGRDPTDGRMRLSRKVLQSTASTLVRTLNEKQSISVVSDDSQISRTDSTNL; translated from the exons ATGAGGTGTTTTCTTCGTGTTGGTCGGTTGGTTGCCCGTCTTAACGTCCGTTCGTGTCATCATAGTGTTTACAGCAGCCACGCAAATCCACGCAGCGTGCAAGTGGACCTCGGGGAGAA gaaaCTTGAAATTTCTTCAGGGAAGTTTGccagatttgctgatggagctgcTGTAGTCCAg CTGGGCGATACGTCTGTGATGGTGACGGCTGTCAGCAAAACCAAACCGTCTCCGTCTCAGTTCATGCCTCTTGTG GTTGACTACAGACAGAAAGCAGCTGCTGCAGGTCGAATCCCCACTAACTACCTTAGGCGAGAACTGGGCACCACTGACAACGAGATCCTTACCAGCAGACTCATTG ACAGGTCAATTCGACCACTTTTCCCCTCTGGTTACTTTTATGACACTCAG ATCCTTTGTAACCTGCTGGCTGTTGATGGTGTGAATGATCCAGATGTTCTGGCCATCAACGGAG CCTCTGCTGCTCTCGCCCTGTCCGACATCCCCTGGGATGGACCCATCG GTGCTGTACGTGTGGGCATGATAAATGGTGAGATGTTGATCAACCCCACGAGATCGGAGATGACGCTCAGTACGCTCAACATGATTGTGGCTGGAGCTCCCAGCAGTCAAGTGG tgatgaTCGAGGCCTCGGCTGAGAACGTTCTGCAGCAGGACTTCTGCCACGCGGTGAAGGTGGGAGTCAAACACACCCAGAAGATCATACAGGCCATCGAGCAGCTGGTGCGAGAGCACAAGGTCACCAAACGCACCCCGCTCAAGATGTTCTCAGCCCCGGCTGACATCGTGGATCACGTGCGGCA AGTTGCTTCCGACAGACTCTATGCTGTTTTCACAGATTACAGCCATGATAAG atttctagagatgatgcAATCAACAAAATTAGATTGGAAGCAGAAGAAAGCCTAAAAG AAAAATTCCCTGAAGCCGACGTCTTTGAAATCACTGAATCGTTCAACGTTGTGTGCAGAGACATTTTCCGTAGTTTGATGCTTAAGGAGTACAAGAG GTGTGATGGCAGACAGCTGACTGCTTTGAGGAACATTTCTTGTGACATAGACCTCTTTAAACCGCTCCACGGCTCAGCGATGTTTCAGAGGGGACAGACACAG GTTTTGTGCAGCGTCACATTTGATTCCTTGGAGTCCAGTGTCAAAGCAGATATTATAACCACAGCTTTGAG CGGTATCAAAGACAAGAACTTCATGCTCCATTATGAA TTCCCTCCGTATGCAACCAATGAGACCGGACGGGTCGGAGGACTCAACAGACGAGAGCTCGGCCATG GTGCATTGGCAGAGAAAGCCCTGAGACCCGTCATTCCCAAAGACTTCCCCTTCACCATCAGAGTCACGGCCGAGGTGTTGGAGTCAAACG GATCCTCGTCAATGGCTTCAGCATGTGCAGGCAGCCTGGCTCTAATGGACGCAG gtgTGCCCATTTCTTCTCCTGTAGCAGGTGTAGCTGTTGGTCTCATCTCCATCTCAAAGCCAGAGAAGCCTTCTGAGATCCAAGACTACAGATTACTGACTGATATTCTG GGAATAGAAGATTACCTCGGAGACATGGATTTCAAATTGACTGGAACAAATAGGGGCATCACTGCTCTGCAG GCTGATGTGAAAATTCCAGGCTTGCCCCTGAAAGTGGTCATGGAAGCCATCCAGCAGGCCACAG tggcAAAGAGGGAGATCCTGGTCATCATGAACAAATGCATCGCGAAACCCAGAGAGACTAGGAAGGAGAATGGGCCTCTTGTCG AGAAGGTCCGGGTGCCTGTCTCCAGGCGAGCTCGCTTTGTTGGACCAGGGGGCTACAACCTTCGTCGGCTACAAGCTCAAACAG GAGTGACAATCAGTCAGGTAGACCAGGAAACATTCTCCGTGTTCGCACCAACACCCGCAGCCATGAGCGAAGCCCAAGAATTTATCAATGAAGTCTGCAAAGATGAT CAAGAGCTGCAGCTGGAGTTTGGCGCTGTGTACACCGCCACCATCACTGAGATCAA GGACATTGGTGTCATGGTGAAACTCTACCCCAACATGACTGCCGTCTTACTGCACAACTCGCAGCTGGACCACAAACGG ATAAGTCATCCAAGTGCTTTGGGTTTAGACGTGGGACAACAGATACAG GTGAAATACTTCGGTCGCGACCCGACAGATGGCAGAATGAGGCTTTCACGGAAGGTGCTCCAATCCACGGCCTCCACACTTGTGAGAACGCTAAACGAGAAACAGAGCATCTCAGTGGTATCTGACGACAGTCAGATCAGCCGCACAGACAGCACGAATTTATGA